A genomic region of Miscanthus floridulus cultivar M001 chromosome 3, ASM1932011v1, whole genome shotgun sequence contains the following coding sequences:
- the LOC136543480 gene encoding acetyl-CoA acetyltransferase 1-like, with amino-acid sequence MDGPTFLYQLPGNIFPYLMICIFDAFAIQSNERGIAARDSGAFAWEIVPIEVPVGRGKPPVLIEKDESLDKFDPAKLKKLRPSFKENGGTVTARNASSISDGAAALVLVSGQKAQELGLQVLARIRGYADAAQAPELFTTTPALAIPKAGLESSHVDFYEINEAFSAVALANQKLLGIPSEKINVHGGAVSLGHPLGCSGARILVTLLGTDKASMLEEIIEYVKFLQLQVKVLSMSRLDTTEAVVPLLTES; translated from the exons GATGCTTTTGCTATCCAAAGCAATGAGCGTGGAATTGCTGCTCGTGACAGTGGTGCTTTTGCATGGGAGATTGTTCCG ATTGAAGTTCCCGTTGGGAGAGGAAAACCACCTGTACTTATTGAGAAAGATGAAAGCCTGGATAAG TTTGACCCAGCAAAACTGAAGAAACTTCGCCCAAGTTTCAAGGAGAATGGTGGTACCGTTACAGCTAGAAATGCTTCTAGTATAAG TGATGGGGCTGCTGCATTAGTTTTGGTGAGTGGGCAGAAAGCTCAAGAGCTTGGCCTGCAAGTCCTTGCAAGGATCAGAGGATATGCAGATGCAGCTCAA GCTCCGGAACTCTTTACAACCACCCCAGCACTTGCGATACCAAAGGCTGGATTAGAGTCATCCCATGTTGATTTTTATGAGATTAATGAAGCATTTTCG GCTGTTGCACTTGCAAATCAAAAGCTTCTTGGGATTCCTTCG GAAAAGATTAACGTTCATGGAGGAGCTGTATCTTTAGGGCATCCTCTTGGGTGCAGTGGTGCTCGCATTTTGGTCACCCTTCTTGGT ACTGACAAGGCATCCATGCTTGAAGAGATCATCGAATACGTCAAATTTCTCCAGCTGCAAGTGAAG GTTCTCAGCATGAGCAGGCTGGACACGACGGAAGCCGTCGTGCCGCTCCTGACGGAGTCCTAG